The following are encoded together in the Populus trichocarpa isolate Nisqually-1 chromosome 5, P.trichocarpa_v4.1, whole genome shotgun sequence genome:
- the LOC7464840 gene encoding uncharacterized protein LOC7464840 isoform X1, translated as MREGLRSSVNLLAKMEKNEVSPSKEMVTEKVGGLKQGDCEFTDEENPKLNQEEALKEEMEVDQRDRLKIEECEGGNDLRECNAVEGSTNRRKRSMVDGEGEIEDGGVEKKKLKEGADGENVVVVRVLRSRSVTKTKSRKEIDRGQQTGGSDGSERKRVEVKIEERDHSDGEDSGKLDNEARDKSKQNHGSSPKDQKSDRTEKRLAEVKKKDSDHSDGEDPDQSDNDAGRMLKHKRGRPSKAQKSDGPEKKRIEVVNEESHQSAGTEIEQADNEAREKLKPKCGTPPKVQKNDVSEKKRVEVKREESDQSAGEESDRAHSGARKILKHKHGMCHKGQKSDGSEKKRVKVGKEGSHQSAGEESELSGNEMSEKLKPKRGRPPKAKESDESGKKSIEVVDGDSAESSGQESDESYGKVGQKRKPKRGRPSKLNKGVKVGGLRKRQWGEMTRHNKNHNVGARSAVSGKKLGKKSNATKLATARKNKCSNDEKEEGRSIQKAVVREKIIELLLGAGWTIERRPRNGREYCDAVYVNPEGRTHWSVTLAYRVLKQHYEGGGGDSNTCKTGFKFTPLPDEELSILAKVIGKERSDKNKKKKKWKQVKDGKTGEGVAKEKNKKGKLHKRKQDALAIPGRKKLKDSTKRKSSLCEQDDCAGMSDDGTTVRDFKQLKTHNRKRCALMIRNSKEGAGSDGGGYVLYNGKRTVLAWMIDMGTVPLAGKVQYLKRRKTRTVLKGKITTDGIQCDCCGETFAISDFEAHAGSKSCQPLKNIFLENGPSLLHCQLESWHRQDESDRKGFHFVDIDGQDPNDDTCGICGDGGNLICCDSCPSTFHQSCLEIKKLPSGVWNCTYCSCKFCGMAGGDACQMDENDAAARPALLTCCLCEEKYHHSCIPAEDTINDYHSSLSFCGKKCQELHDKLQALLGVKHEMEEGFAWTVVRRFDVGSDITLSGMHRKVECNSKVAVALHIMDECFLPMPDHRSGVNLIRNIVYNFGSNFNRLNYCGFLTAILERGDEVISAASIRIHGNQLAEMPFIGTRHMYRRQGMCRRLLGAIETALCSLNVEKLVIPAISELRETWTSVFGFKQLEGLSKQKMRYMKMVAFPGVDMLQKPLLKDHQFAEANTVPTEGLTSLELKEQYTIDEISCNSDEKCSSVRFDLKGSSEISIPHTGNINDQAAAVESGSLPDCLNDISDVTSENTNLPACPKDKAVDQLSAVSISLCDANEQTREVTEHQSAVSGSIATSDCERKLKGDTHKDQNDVSKIESKLFDVSFIGSEAADSQGKCQCASREVTETVPCEVKGEDSSDRQNLDSLDDDSMPTSKIIASQLQYFAFGHELKVSDINAVHYESTTCNISSDIVQSTTTTVPQKVQDAVYGHCGALPVDQNISTSCQGKGPNAKDMVVLATADSNSVDSDVTAKADLQSCRSNGSCIATELIVSPCGVDADGVHDIEEVSDTVQSDALSPDGGLISDGPRINTKSSEHPNSVSEVEPANLTQCASEPLRNSSSAPGVGLHCASGDGNSCGAPEVIILSNQAS; from the exons ATGAGAGAAGGGTTGAGATCTAGTGTCAATTTATTGGCGAAAATGGAGAAAAATGAGGTTTCTCCGAGCAAGGAAATGGTTACTGAGAAAGTTGGTGGTTTGAAACAAGGAGATTGTGAATTCACTGACGAGGAGAACCCGAAATTGAATCAAGAAGAGGCgttaaaagaagaaatggaAGTGGATCAGAGAGATAGGCTTAAAATCGAAGAATGTGAAGGAGGGAATGATTTGAGGGAGTGTAATGCTGTTGAGGGTAGTACGAATAGAAGGAAAAGAAGTATGGTTGATGGTGAGGGAGAGATTGAGGATGGTGGTGttgaaaagaagaagctaaaggAGGGTGCGGATGGTGAAAATGTGGTTGTCGTCAGGGTTCTGCGGTCAAGGTCTGTGACAAAAACTAAGAGTAGGAAGGAGATTGATAGAGGGCAGCAGACCGGAGGGAGTGATGGCTCTGAGAGGAAAAGGGTTGAGGTAAAAATAGAAGAGAGGGATCATTCTGATGGTGAAGACAGTGGGAAATTAGATAATGAGGCCAGGGATAAATCAAAGCAAAATCATGGTAGCTCACCCAAGGACCAGAAGAGTGACAGGACTGAGAAGAGATTGGCTGAGGTGAAAAAGAAAGATAGTGATCATTCTGATGGTGAAGACCCTGACCAGTCAGATAACGATGCAGGGAGAATGTTAAAGCACAAGCGTGGGAGGCCCTCCAAGGCTCAGAAGAGTGATGGGCCTGAGAAGAAAAGGATTGAGGTGGTAAATGAAGAAAGTCATCAATCTGCTGGTACAGAGATTGAACAGGCAGATAATGAGGCAAGGGAAAAGTTAAAGCCCAAGTGCGGGACACCCCCCAAGGTTCAGAAGAATGATGTGTCTGAGAAGAAAAGGGTTGAGGTGAAAAGGGAAGAGAGTGATCAATCTGCTGGCGAAGAGAGTGATCGAGCACATAGTGGGGCAAGGAAAATATTAAAGCATAAACATGGAATGTGCCACAAGGGGCAGAAGAGTGATGGATCCGAGAAGAAAAGAGTCAAGGTGGGTAAAGAAGGCAGCCATCAATCTGCTGGTGAAGAGAGTGAACTGTCAGGTAATGAGATGAGTGAAAAATTAAAGCCTAAGCGTGGGAGACCCCCCAAGGCTAAGGAGAGTGATGAGTCTGGGAAGAAAAGTATTGAGGTGGTTGATGGTGACTCTGCAGAATCTTCTGGTCAAGAGAGTGATGAATCTTATGGTAAAGTGGGGCAGAAGCGGAAGCCTAAGCGTGGGAGACCCAGCAAGTTGAACAAGGGTGTAAAGGTGGGTGGGCTGAGGAAAAGACAGTGGGGGGAAATGACAAGACATAATAAGAACCACAATGTGGGAGCTAGAAGTGCAGTATCTGGAAAGAAACTTGGGAAAAAATCTAATGCAACAAAGTTAGCCACAGCTAGGAAGAACAAATGCAGCAATGATGAAAAGGAAGAGGGGAGAAGTATACAGAAGGCAGTagtgagagaaaaaattatagaacTTCTTTTGGGTGCAGGCTGGACAATTGAGCGTAGGCCTAGGAATGGTAGAGAGTACTGTGATGCTGTGTATGTTAATCCTGAAGGAAGGACTCATTGGTCTGTTACCTTGGCTTACCGGGTGCTTAAGCAGCATTatgaaggtggtggtggtgattcaAATACTTGTAAGACTGGTTTCAAGTTTACTCCTCTACCAGATGAAGAACTCAGCATACTAGCAAAAGTAATAGGCAAGGAAAGgagtgataaaaataaaaagaaaaagaaatggaagcaAGTGAAGGATGGGAAAACAGGTGAAGGAGttgcaaaagagaaaaataagaaaggaaaaCTGCACAAGAGAAAACAGGATGCTTTGGCAATTCCCGGACGTAAGAAGTTGAAGGACAGTACAAAACGGAAATCTTCTCTCTGCGAACAGGATGACTGTGCGGGTATGTCAGATGACGGAACAACAGTCAGGGATTTTAAGCAACTCAAAACACATAATAGAAAGCGGTGTGCTCTAATGATTCGCAACTCCAAGGAGGGTGCAGGTTCAGATGGTGGTGGCTATGTGCTTTATAATGGGAAGCGAACTGTACTAGCCTGGATGATTGACATGGGCACTGTTCCATTGGCTGGAAAGGTGCAGTACTTGAAACGCAGGAAGACACGAACAGTCCTGAAGGGTAAAATCACAACAGATGGCATTCAGTGTGATTGTTGTGGTGAAACTTTTGCAATCTCGGACTTCGAGGCTCATGCAGGCAGCAAATCCTGCCAGCCACTCAAAAACATATTCTTAGAGAATGGACCTTCACTCTTGCACTGCCAGCTAGAGTCATGGCATAGACAAGATGAATCTGATCGTAAAGGGTTCCATTTTGTTGATATTGATGGTCAAGATCCAAATGATGATACATGTGGGATCTGTGGAGATGGTGGAAACCTTATTTGCTGTGATAGTTGCCCATCAACATTTCATCAAAGCTGCCTAGAGATAAAG AAGCTCCCTTCAGGGGTCTGGAATTgcacatattgttcatgcaaaTTTTGTGGGATGGCTGGTGGGGATGCATGTCAGATGGATGAGAATGATGCTGCTGCCCGACCTGCATTACTGACATGTTGTTTGTGTGAGGAGAAAT ATCACCACTCTTGTATTCCTGCTGAGGACACTATAAATGATTATCACAGCAGTCTATCCTTCTGCGGGAAGAAATGCCAAGAG TTACATGATAAACTCCAGGCGCTTCTTGGGGTTAAACATGAAATGGAAGAGGGCTTTGCATGGACTGTTGTTCGCAGATTTGATGTTGGCTCTGATATTACTCTCAGTGGAATGCATCGGAAAGTTGAATGCAATTCCAAGGTAGCTGTTGCGTTGCACATAATGGATGAGTGCTTTTTGCCCATGCCTGACCATAGAAGTGGGGTTAACCTGATTCGtaatattgtatataatttTGG GTCAAACTTCAATCGACTGAACTACTGTGGTTTTCTGACTGCAATTCTAGAGCGAGGGGATGAAGTAATCTCTGCTGCATCCATTAG GATCCATGGGAACCAGTTAGCAGAGATGCCATTCATTGGGACCCGCCACATGTACAGGCGGCAAGGAATGTGCCGCCGGCTTCTAGGTGCAATTGAAACT GCTCTCTGCTCTCTAAATGTCGAGAAATTGGTCATACCTGCAATCTCTGAGCTAAGGGAAACCTGGACTtctgtttttggttttaaacaACTTGAAGGATTGAGCAAGCAAAAAATGAGGTACATGAAAATGGTGGCATTCCCTGGCGTTGATATGTTACAAAAACCTTTGTTGAAGGATCATCAGTTTGCTGAAGCAAATACGGTTCCCACTGAAG GTTTGACATCCTTGGAACTCAAGGAACAATATACCATAGATGAGATATCATGTAATTCTGATGAGAAATGTTCGTCAGTGAGATTTGATTTAAAAGGTTCTAGTGAAATTAGTATACCTCATACTGGCAACATAAATGATCAAGCTGCTGCAGTTGAATCTGGTTCCCTTCCTGATTGCCTGAATGATATTTCCGATGTTACAAGTGAAAATACTAATCTACCTGCTTGTCCCAAGGACAAAGCTGTTGATCAATTAAGTGCGGTTTCTATTTCTTTGTGTGATGCCAATGAACAAACTAGAGAGGTGACTGAACATCAGAGTGCTGTTTCTGGTTCCATTGCTACCTCTGATTGTGAGAGGAAGCTGAAAGGGGATACACATAAGGACCAGAATGATGTTTCCAAGATCGAAAGCAAGCTGTTTGACGTATCTTTTATTGGGTCTGAAGCGGCTGACTCTCAAGGGAAGTGTCAGTGTGCTTCCAGGGAGGTTACTGAGACTGTTCCTTGTGAAGTGAAAGGTGAAGATAGCAGCGATAGACAGAACCTCGATTCGCTTGATGATGATTCTATGCCCACTTCAAAAATCATAGCAAGTCAACTCCAGTACTTTGCTTTTGGGCACGAACTTAAAGTTTCAGATATCAATGCTGTTCACTACGAGTCCACTACCTGCAATATTTCCAGTGATATAGTTCAATCAACAACCACAACAGTTCCCCAGAAAGTGCaagatgctgtttatggtcattGTGGGGCATTGCCTGTCGACCAAAATATTAGCACTTCTTGTCAGGGCAAGGGGCCTAATGCGAAGGACATGGTTGTCCTGGCTACTGCTGATTCCAATTCTGTAGATTCTGATGTCACTGCAAAAGCAGATCTGCAATCTTGCAGAAGTAATGGATCTTGTATTGCCACAGAGCTCATAGTGAGCCCTTGTGGAGTTGATGCGGATGGCGTCCATGACATTGAAGAAGTGTCTGACACAGTTCAAAGTGATGCGCTTTCTCCTGATGGAGGTTTAATTTCTGATGGGCCTCGGATTAATACCAAATCTTCAGAGCACCCCAATTCTGTTTCTGAGGTCGAGCCTGCTAATTTGACACAGTGCGCCTCTGAACCTTTACGCAATTCAAGCTCTGCTCCTGGTGTTGGCCTGCACTGTGCCTCTGGTGATGGTAATTCATGCGGTGCACCTGAGGTGATAATTTTGTCAAATCAGGCTAGTTGA
- the LOC7464840 gene encoding uncharacterized protein LOC7464840 isoform X2, with the protein MREGLRSSVNLLAKMEKNEVSPSKEMVTEKVGGLKQGDCEFTDEENPKLNQEEALKEEMEVDQRDRLKIEECEGGNDLRECNAVEGSTNRRKRSMVDGEGEIEDGGVEKKKLKEGADGENVVVVRVLRSRSVTKTKSRKEIDRGQQTGGSDGSERKRVEVKIEERDHSDGEDSGKLDNEARDKSKQNHGSSPKDQKSDRTEKRLAEVKKKDSDHSDGEDPDQSDNDAGRMLKHKRGRPSKAQKSDGPEKKRIEVVNEESHQSAGTEIEQADNEAREKLKPKCGTPPKVQKNDVSEKKRVEVKREESDQSAGEESDRAHSGARKILKHKHGMCHKGQKSDGSEKKRVKVGKEGSHQSAGEESELSGNEMSEKLKPKRGRPPKAKESDESGKKSIEVVDGDSAESSGQESDESYGKVGQKRKPKRGRPSKLNKGVKVGGLRKRQWGEMTRHNKNHNVGARSAVSGKKLGKKSNATKLATARKNKCSNDEKEEGRSIQKAVVREKIIELLLGAGWTIERRPRNGREYCDAVYVNPEGRTHWSVTLAYRVLKQHYEGGGGDSNTCKTGFKFTPLPDEELSILAKVIGKERSDKNKKKKKWKQVKDGKTGEGVAKEKNKKGKLHKRKQDALAIPGRKKLKDSTKRKSSLCEQDDCAGMSDDGTTVRDFKQLKTHNRKRCALMIRNSKEGAGSDGGGYVLYNGKRTVLAWMIDMGTVPLAGKVQYLKRRKTRTVLKGKITTDGIQCDCCGETFAISDFEAHAGSKSCQPLKNIFLENGPSLLHCQLESWHRQDESDRKGFHFVDIDGQDPNDDTCGICGDGGNLICCDSCPSTFHQSCLEIKLPSGVWNCTYCSCKFCGMAGGDACQMDENDAAARPALLTCCLCEEKYHHSCIPAEDTINDYHSSLSFCGKKCQELHDKLQALLGVKHEMEEGFAWTVVRRFDVGSDITLSGMHRKVECNSKVAVALHIMDECFLPMPDHRSGVNLIRNIVYNFGSNFNRLNYCGFLTAILERGDEVISAASIRIHGNQLAEMPFIGTRHMYRRQGMCRRLLGAIETALCSLNVEKLVIPAISELRETWTSVFGFKQLEGLSKQKMRYMKMVAFPGVDMLQKPLLKDHQFAEANTVPTEGLTSLELKEQYTIDEISCNSDEKCSSVRFDLKGSSEISIPHTGNINDQAAAVESGSLPDCLNDISDVTSENTNLPACPKDKAVDQLSAVSISLCDANEQTREVTEHQSAVSGSIATSDCERKLKGDTHKDQNDVSKIESKLFDVSFIGSEAADSQGKCQCASREVTETVPCEVKGEDSSDRQNLDSLDDDSMPTSKIIASQLQYFAFGHELKVSDINAVHYESTTCNISSDIVQSTTTTVPQKVQDAVYGHCGALPVDQNISTSCQGKGPNAKDMVVLATADSNSVDSDVTAKADLQSCRSNGSCIATELIVSPCGVDADGVHDIEEVSDTVQSDALSPDGGLISDGPRINTKSSEHPNSVSEVEPANLTQCASEPLRNSSSAPGVGLHCASGDGNSCGAPEVIILSNQAS; encoded by the exons ATGAGAGAAGGGTTGAGATCTAGTGTCAATTTATTGGCGAAAATGGAGAAAAATGAGGTTTCTCCGAGCAAGGAAATGGTTACTGAGAAAGTTGGTGGTTTGAAACAAGGAGATTGTGAATTCACTGACGAGGAGAACCCGAAATTGAATCAAGAAGAGGCgttaaaagaagaaatggaAGTGGATCAGAGAGATAGGCTTAAAATCGAAGAATGTGAAGGAGGGAATGATTTGAGGGAGTGTAATGCTGTTGAGGGTAGTACGAATAGAAGGAAAAGAAGTATGGTTGATGGTGAGGGAGAGATTGAGGATGGTGGTGttgaaaagaagaagctaaaggAGGGTGCGGATGGTGAAAATGTGGTTGTCGTCAGGGTTCTGCGGTCAAGGTCTGTGACAAAAACTAAGAGTAGGAAGGAGATTGATAGAGGGCAGCAGACCGGAGGGAGTGATGGCTCTGAGAGGAAAAGGGTTGAGGTAAAAATAGAAGAGAGGGATCATTCTGATGGTGAAGACAGTGGGAAATTAGATAATGAGGCCAGGGATAAATCAAAGCAAAATCATGGTAGCTCACCCAAGGACCAGAAGAGTGACAGGACTGAGAAGAGATTGGCTGAGGTGAAAAAGAAAGATAGTGATCATTCTGATGGTGAAGACCCTGACCAGTCAGATAACGATGCAGGGAGAATGTTAAAGCACAAGCGTGGGAGGCCCTCCAAGGCTCAGAAGAGTGATGGGCCTGAGAAGAAAAGGATTGAGGTGGTAAATGAAGAAAGTCATCAATCTGCTGGTACAGAGATTGAACAGGCAGATAATGAGGCAAGGGAAAAGTTAAAGCCCAAGTGCGGGACACCCCCCAAGGTTCAGAAGAATGATGTGTCTGAGAAGAAAAGGGTTGAGGTGAAAAGGGAAGAGAGTGATCAATCTGCTGGCGAAGAGAGTGATCGAGCACATAGTGGGGCAAGGAAAATATTAAAGCATAAACATGGAATGTGCCACAAGGGGCAGAAGAGTGATGGATCCGAGAAGAAAAGAGTCAAGGTGGGTAAAGAAGGCAGCCATCAATCTGCTGGTGAAGAGAGTGAACTGTCAGGTAATGAGATGAGTGAAAAATTAAAGCCTAAGCGTGGGAGACCCCCCAAGGCTAAGGAGAGTGATGAGTCTGGGAAGAAAAGTATTGAGGTGGTTGATGGTGACTCTGCAGAATCTTCTGGTCAAGAGAGTGATGAATCTTATGGTAAAGTGGGGCAGAAGCGGAAGCCTAAGCGTGGGAGACCCAGCAAGTTGAACAAGGGTGTAAAGGTGGGTGGGCTGAGGAAAAGACAGTGGGGGGAAATGACAAGACATAATAAGAACCACAATGTGGGAGCTAGAAGTGCAGTATCTGGAAAGAAACTTGGGAAAAAATCTAATGCAACAAAGTTAGCCACAGCTAGGAAGAACAAATGCAGCAATGATGAAAAGGAAGAGGGGAGAAGTATACAGAAGGCAGTagtgagagaaaaaattatagaacTTCTTTTGGGTGCAGGCTGGACAATTGAGCGTAGGCCTAGGAATGGTAGAGAGTACTGTGATGCTGTGTATGTTAATCCTGAAGGAAGGACTCATTGGTCTGTTACCTTGGCTTACCGGGTGCTTAAGCAGCATTatgaaggtggtggtggtgattcaAATACTTGTAAGACTGGTTTCAAGTTTACTCCTCTACCAGATGAAGAACTCAGCATACTAGCAAAAGTAATAGGCAAGGAAAGgagtgataaaaataaaaagaaaaagaaatggaagcaAGTGAAGGATGGGAAAACAGGTGAAGGAGttgcaaaagagaaaaataagaaaggaaaaCTGCACAAGAGAAAACAGGATGCTTTGGCAATTCCCGGACGTAAGAAGTTGAAGGACAGTACAAAACGGAAATCTTCTCTCTGCGAACAGGATGACTGTGCGGGTATGTCAGATGACGGAACAACAGTCAGGGATTTTAAGCAACTCAAAACACATAATAGAAAGCGGTGTGCTCTAATGATTCGCAACTCCAAGGAGGGTGCAGGTTCAGATGGTGGTGGCTATGTGCTTTATAATGGGAAGCGAACTGTACTAGCCTGGATGATTGACATGGGCACTGTTCCATTGGCTGGAAAGGTGCAGTACTTGAAACGCAGGAAGACACGAACAGTCCTGAAGGGTAAAATCACAACAGATGGCATTCAGTGTGATTGTTGTGGTGAAACTTTTGCAATCTCGGACTTCGAGGCTCATGCAGGCAGCAAATCCTGCCAGCCACTCAAAAACATATTCTTAGAGAATGGACCTTCACTCTTGCACTGCCAGCTAGAGTCATGGCATAGACAAGATGAATCTGATCGTAAAGGGTTCCATTTTGTTGATATTGATGGTCAAGATCCAAATGATGATACATGTGGGATCTGTGGAGATGGTGGAAACCTTATTTGCTGTGATAGTTGCCCATCAACATTTCATCAAAGCTGCCTAGAGATAAAG CTCCCTTCAGGGGTCTGGAATTgcacatattgttcatgcaaaTTTTGTGGGATGGCTGGTGGGGATGCATGTCAGATGGATGAGAATGATGCTGCTGCCCGACCTGCATTACTGACATGTTGTTTGTGTGAGGAGAAAT ATCACCACTCTTGTATTCCTGCTGAGGACACTATAAATGATTATCACAGCAGTCTATCCTTCTGCGGGAAGAAATGCCAAGAG TTACATGATAAACTCCAGGCGCTTCTTGGGGTTAAACATGAAATGGAAGAGGGCTTTGCATGGACTGTTGTTCGCAGATTTGATGTTGGCTCTGATATTACTCTCAGTGGAATGCATCGGAAAGTTGAATGCAATTCCAAGGTAGCTGTTGCGTTGCACATAATGGATGAGTGCTTTTTGCCCATGCCTGACCATAGAAGTGGGGTTAACCTGATTCGtaatattgtatataatttTGG GTCAAACTTCAATCGACTGAACTACTGTGGTTTTCTGACTGCAATTCTAGAGCGAGGGGATGAAGTAATCTCTGCTGCATCCATTAG GATCCATGGGAACCAGTTAGCAGAGATGCCATTCATTGGGACCCGCCACATGTACAGGCGGCAAGGAATGTGCCGCCGGCTTCTAGGTGCAATTGAAACT GCTCTCTGCTCTCTAAATGTCGAGAAATTGGTCATACCTGCAATCTCTGAGCTAAGGGAAACCTGGACTtctgtttttggttttaaacaACTTGAAGGATTGAGCAAGCAAAAAATGAGGTACATGAAAATGGTGGCATTCCCTGGCGTTGATATGTTACAAAAACCTTTGTTGAAGGATCATCAGTTTGCTGAAGCAAATACGGTTCCCACTGAAG GTTTGACATCCTTGGAACTCAAGGAACAATATACCATAGATGAGATATCATGTAATTCTGATGAGAAATGTTCGTCAGTGAGATTTGATTTAAAAGGTTCTAGTGAAATTAGTATACCTCATACTGGCAACATAAATGATCAAGCTGCTGCAGTTGAATCTGGTTCCCTTCCTGATTGCCTGAATGATATTTCCGATGTTACAAGTGAAAATACTAATCTACCTGCTTGTCCCAAGGACAAAGCTGTTGATCAATTAAGTGCGGTTTCTATTTCTTTGTGTGATGCCAATGAACAAACTAGAGAGGTGACTGAACATCAGAGTGCTGTTTCTGGTTCCATTGCTACCTCTGATTGTGAGAGGAAGCTGAAAGGGGATACACATAAGGACCAGAATGATGTTTCCAAGATCGAAAGCAAGCTGTTTGACGTATCTTTTATTGGGTCTGAAGCGGCTGACTCTCAAGGGAAGTGTCAGTGTGCTTCCAGGGAGGTTACTGAGACTGTTCCTTGTGAAGTGAAAGGTGAAGATAGCAGCGATAGACAGAACCTCGATTCGCTTGATGATGATTCTATGCCCACTTCAAAAATCATAGCAAGTCAACTCCAGTACTTTGCTTTTGGGCACGAACTTAAAGTTTCAGATATCAATGCTGTTCACTACGAGTCCACTACCTGCAATATTTCCAGTGATATAGTTCAATCAACAACCACAACAGTTCCCCAGAAAGTGCaagatgctgtttatggtcattGTGGGGCATTGCCTGTCGACCAAAATATTAGCACTTCTTGTCAGGGCAAGGGGCCTAATGCGAAGGACATGGTTGTCCTGGCTACTGCTGATTCCAATTCTGTAGATTCTGATGTCACTGCAAAAGCAGATCTGCAATCTTGCAGAAGTAATGGATCTTGTATTGCCACAGAGCTCATAGTGAGCCCTTGTGGAGTTGATGCGGATGGCGTCCATGACATTGAAGAAGTGTCTGACACAGTTCAAAGTGATGCGCTTTCTCCTGATGGAGGTTTAATTTCTGATGGGCCTCGGATTAATACCAAATCTTCAGAGCACCCCAATTCTGTTTCTGAGGTCGAGCCTGCTAATTTGACACAGTGCGCCTCTGAACCTTTACGCAATTCAAGCTCTGCTCCTGGTGTTGGCCTGCACTGTGCCTCTGGTGATGGTAATTCATGCGGTGCACCTGAGGTGATAATTTTGTCAAATCAGGCTAGTTGA
- the LOC7464841 gene encoding 40S ribosomal protein S18 has product MSLVANEEFQHILRVLNTNVDGKQKIMFALTSIKGIGRRFANIVCKKADVDMNKRAGELSAEELDKLMTIVANPRQFKIPDWFLNRQKDYKDGKYSQVVSNALDMKLRDDLERLKKIRNHRGLRHYWGLRVRGQHTKTTGRRGKTVGVSKKR; this is encoded by the exons ATG TCGCTGGTAGCAAATGAGGAATTCCAACACATTCTTCGTGTTTTGAACACCAACGTTGATGGCAAACAGAAGATTATGTTTGCTCTTACATCCATTAAAGGTATTGGTCGTCGTTTCGCCAACATTGTCTGCAAGAAGGCCGATGTAGACATGAACAAGAG AGCTGGTGAACTGTCAGCTGAGGAGCTTGACAAGCTTATGACCATTGTTGCTAATCCTCGTCAGTTCAAGATTCCAGACTGGTTCCTTAACAGGCAGAAGGACTACAAAGATGGAAAGTACTCCCAGGTTGTTTCCAATGCATTGGACATGAAGCTGAGAGATGATCTTGAGCGTTTGAAGAAGATCAG AAATCACCGTGGTCTCCGTCATTACTGGGGTCTCCGAGTGCGCGGGCAGCACACCAAGACCACTGGCCGTAGGGGAAAGACTGTTGGTGTCTCCAAGAAGCGATGA
- the LOC7464842 gene encoding transcription repressor OFP16, whose translation MAGTIGRNLNLCFTKIRRPLPPHDQSPTTLLTPDDHSHTFLIKNYNSLYDPTIDSASSSTSSSSSSSSEPDFATVCASQRFFFSSPGRSNSIIESTPSIVTSSDSSDNLVAPQSDSNGLTTNPSNDKSLLVDSCNNSTHPQLLKSPTVKDSVAVPTYSPDPYMDFRRSMQEMVEARDLVDVNANWEYLHELLSCYLDLNPKSSHKFIVGAFADLLVSLLSSQMPEDAGRRGEDFSSGSCGISRQCM comes from the coding sequence ATGGCAGGCACAATAGGAAGAAACCTCAATCTATGCTTCACTAAGATCAGACGTCCACTACCACCCCATGATCAATCCCCCACTACCCTACTAACCCCAGATGATCACAGCCATACATTCctcataaaaaactataattccCTCTATGACCCCACCATTGattccgcctcctcctccacttCTTccagctcctcctcctcctctgaaCCTGACTTCGCTACCGTCTGCGCCTCTCAGcgcttcttcttctcctcccctGGCCGCTCCAACTCCATTATTGAATCCACACCGTCCATCGTCACTTCCTCAGACTCATCAGACAATCTAGTAGCCCCGCAATCTGACAGCAATGGTCTGACAACGAATCCCTCCAATGACAAGTCTTTGTTGGTTGATAGTTGTAATAATAGTACTCATCCCCAGTTATTAAAATCCCCAACCGTTAAAGACAGTGTTGCTGTCCCCACCTACTCACCGGACCCGTACATGGACTTCCGGCGATCCATGCAAGAGATGGTGGAGGCACGTGACTTGGTGGACGTCAACGCTAATTGGGAGTATTTGCACGAGCTACTATCGTGTTATCTTGATCTTAATCCTAAGAGTAGCCACAAGTTCATTGTTGGAGCTTTTGCTGATCTTCTTGTTAGTCTTTTGTCATCACAAATGCCAGAAGATGCTGGCCGCCGGGGAGAGGATTTTTCCTCCGGTAGCTGTGGGATTTCGCGGCAGTGCATGTAA